One Arvicanthis niloticus isolate mArvNil1 chromosome 3, mArvNil1.pat.X, whole genome shotgun sequence DNA segment encodes these proteins:
- the LOC143441770 gene encoding uncharacterized protein LOC143441770, with product MDTQPSTKFSEIEVQNHNRHGSGGRAEQQRGPETQPQYQPRSSGAGAERPFPFKDSRSVPGAVRMRTKGQARAGRAAGPGSPTGPAEARRGLPCAVTVAPNLAGLPRRTRTP from the exons atggacaCGCAACCCAGCACAAAGTTTTCCGAAATCGAAGTGCAGAATCACAACAGACATGGCAGCGGAGGCCGCGCAGAACAACAG CGGGGTCCCGAGACCCAGCCCCAGTATCAGCCGCGCAGCTCCGGAGCGGGAGCAGAGCGCCCGTTCCCATTTAAGGATTCCAGAAGCGTCCCCGGAGCGGTGCGAATGCGAACAAAAGGGCAAGCGCGGGCGGGCCGGGCCGCGGGGCCGGGGTCTCCCACAGGCCCGGCTGAGGCGCGTCGCGGCCTCCCCTGCGCGGTCACCGTCGCCCCAAACTTAGCCGGCCTCCCGCGGCGCACCCGCACTCCGTGA